From one Solanum stenotomum isolate F172 chromosome 12, ASM1918654v1, whole genome shotgun sequence genomic stretch:
- the LOC125847378 gene encoding uncharacterized protein LOC125847378: MAEKEGAIVKKGHEEGFKMMISLLEEFKLPLGIFPVVDVIEVGFVKNTGYMWIQQAKKVEHKFKMLPKPASYDTEISGYIDKNRIKKLKGLKVNTPIVSHPVNEIIVDDPPTGNIQFKGFAGISRTIPLEYFVAGQ, encoded by the coding sequence ATGGCAGAGAAGGAAGGAGCAATTGTCAAGAAGGGGCATGAGGAAGGTTTCAAAATGATGATTTCCCTACTCGAAGAATTCAAACTCCCACTGGGGATCTTCCCTGTTGTTGATGTGATCGAAGTGGGGTTTGTGAAGAACACAGGCTACATGTGGATCCAGCAAGCAAAAAAAGTTGAGCACAAGTTCAAGATGCTCCCCAAACCGGCAAGTTATGACACTGAAATAAGTGGATATATTGACAAGAATAGAATCAAGAAGCTCAAGGGACTGAAAGTTAACACGCCGATAGTGTCGCATCCAGTTAATGAGATCATTGTGGATGATCCTCCCACTGGTAATATTCAATTTAAGGGGTTTGCTGGCATCAGCAGAACTATCCCACTTGAATATTTTGTTGCTGGCCAGTAA